DNA from Aphis gossypii isolate Hap1 chromosome 3, ASM2018417v2, whole genome shotgun sequence:
aagTCTTCATgcttttttatgaaattaatttttagcttACTAggaaataaatctaattaactaaaaaaactgccttatgaaataatttgcattaatttatattttaatttttagtcttTACTTCCCCATGTTGAACAAAAtcagttttgattttttttacaactagttattatttatgacataacttaactaattaaaaacgctatcatatttatttaatttccgtTATTCAGTATTGCTTTACTCAGATAGTctgatttagatatttaatggattaatttatttaattatgtgattatttttataaatttgtccaCCTTTTTTCCTTTGCATAAATCATAACTCCTTTGGCTTTTGGCTGTTTGCTTATTGCTTTCTGAAATATGCTTAATGTTACATCAGGTTAAAAACATGGCTGAGAAGCCAAATGTCTCAGAAAAGACTGACAGGTTTGGCTTTGATGAACATTCATAGAAACATAACTATTGACACATCAAAAGTTATAGAAAGATTTTCAAAGACCAAAAGAAAATtggattttgttatttaaatattattttattattatatatttaatacaactattattatattatgtgaataataataataaattattattcacataattaaaaatatccacattaattaaaaataatattaaattttgatccaccaatttatttataatctgtaCACTGTcgtttatgtacatatttttttatttttgagttttttatttctaaaattatacctaagcATTATGTTTTAcccttttttcaaaaataatacaaaaatttagcTGCATATATTTAAGcaaattttgacaatttttactGCATATTTCGATGACTATTAGTGCAAAAAGTCCCGaaccttagttataaataaaatatgcaaaataccAAACTTCTAAAGGATATAAGTTATACTTTGAAACTATCTAAGTCCAACCGATAAATTCTGATTGTACCATTGTTCTTTAATGGTTGAAAAAAGTACAATGGTTTCAGGAAAAAAATAGCTAACAGAATTTTATgcctaataaaaatcaaaattcgatcaactgttaattgatttttaatttttaatatttgtttcatgTTGTAGTGTTGTTGTATcgtgttttaatttatcttaatagtatataaaccaATATGTTGctaacactaataataataaatcaacaattttggataaataatattattccgtggattgtattataatataacatcacATAACATAAAcaggaattaaataatataataatataatatatacgcaaattataaataatggtaataattataaaatatacatagagAGATGTAGGCGCCTACCTACTATACAAAGTaaaggttttataataataatacgtaataaacatttaaaaaacaatatatatatataatgataataacatcGATTAAGATAGcaattgataatatacaaattaataataataaaagtcgcgtatcaataatatgataacgcGTTACCGTGACCCTTAGATCATATACTATGGATGTAGTCATGCGTATAATTGCTCTAGCACCGAATTGTGTCCAACATCATCCCCACCATTTTCAGAATTTCACGGTACATGACACTAATGCGCATGCCCGAAAGCCAGAAATCGGTATCAACATTCAACAATGACAACTGATAAGTAATAACacgttcataatttttaatttttattgttttaaattttaataataatttttaatattcacgcataataattaataaataacagtgaaaaataaaaattaacaatacttcacattttacaatagtaaacaataattaaattcaacaaaaGTTATTccaaattctaataaataaataataataggtaggtaatcaCATTTGaacatttctaaattatataaaaataaaaattctaagaatacaataggtaggtacaacatGTCAAcatcaaatgtataaattttttgcttactgatttttaaataatattaactttgtCATGTTCcttcgaatattttttttggtgaTTGATAAAGTATGCATTTTAGCATAATGATGCAGTCTGATAGTGACATAATGGCGGATTATTAAGTGTATTAATTGTGATCTATGACTATTGAAAACGTCTTGATccattatatgatttttcattATGTCACTATTGAAGATTGATGTTTCAAAACAAACTTCATTCAtggattttatacataaatattgacttatattttttttggtaagcAGTAGATGATTATTCATTCTAATAACATGTTCTGTagctaaacatattttttgtacatctGCAGATGTGTTAATTAATCtgcctttatttttaatttttagcagTAATGATACAGATTCATTGTTTTCATCAACTAATTGAGATTCAcagattatacaaatattcttTTGCCTTTTGATTTTACGAACAATAAATCCACTGGTATATTTAACAACATCTACTACAAAATCTTCTAAAGCAGGTCTTTGGTACTCATAATCATGATCAAACTCATCAAAATATTGGGATTCATCATTATTGTCGAAGTTAAAAATCGCATCAGCATCATTCCTCTTATTTGCACTCACATAAAGAATGGTAGAGCTGTCCAAAAGAGTGCAGTTTCCAAATGCTGAACCATTTATTTCGTGACGTACAAGTAGCCTTTTATATGCCGATCGAAATTGAATAGCATTTGGATTGTTGTTAAATCCACCACGGCTTCTCATCGCACTGAAAAACACTTCCAAGTGATCCTGACTAAGTTTATATgaaagtaagtataaaatatgaggttttagaatttcatataattttaaaagatttgttaaacatataattagtCCTAAAAATCCAGTTTTACGCTGacttttcaataaatactCATTGTCTGAGTTGGTGGTGTTGTtgacatatttaaggttttcaatgtattctttaaaataaattataaactctgttatgtattgtttatttgtttcattCAATGGACAGTAGTAGTTTCCTTTTCCTAATTTGTTacgacaatttaataaatcaaatacattatttatgatttcacAAAATTCTGCTGTTGGCTTAACtcctgataataattttaattcttcacAAAACAACAAACTACTACTTACACTTTGACTAAGTGTTTGTGCTGCTAGGCGaacattcattttattttcaaaatagcgTATATgcggtttttttaatttattggctGCATGCAGACCTTTAGATTCCTGTAACTCTTGCAATTTTACTATGTgattccattttattatttcacccCTACCATTTTCTATTTCTTGTTTATCGCCTAAAGTATTTCTTACTAGTTTTAGCATATGAGATGCATcccaaaatacataaattggaTTAAACTGTGATGGAGTGGATGGATTATTAAACCATGgcttaaaattttcagaatAGTAATCAAAATTTGATCCCAATGAAGTGCACATAGATAAATTGCTGGGAGCGCCATCAAATGTTATAGAATGACAGATTACACCAGTTTCTTGCAAAAGCTCAAAACACTTAGTCAGAAGATTGGCTCTTTCACTCCCACATAAGCTATGTATCAAAAAATAGCCAAGAGGTACTTTCCAATGACCGTTAACACAAACTGCAAGAAAAACTAAAGCATTTGTTGCTTCTTGTGCATTATCAAAATCATCATTGTCTTCCCCAGCATTAGTACCCAAGTCCACCCGTCCATAAAATCTACCATTCAAATAAGATATTTGCTTTCTTATTGACATTTCGTCAATACAAATGTTGCATATTACTGTTTGAGAAGATTGTTTAACCCGTACTTGAATAGCTTCAAAAGCTTCTTTTGTAAATCCAGGGTCACCATCAACTACTGAATACCAAGTTTTTAAAGTTGTTGGGTGaggtaataaatttttaaatgttttcctGACAAACATATATGCTTTTGAAGAGTAAAATTGTAATGTCAGGGCAAAACTTCGAATAGATGGTGAATATTTACTGTTGCGGGATTTTAATgctctatttaaaatatctttaataggCTCAGAAGTagtgttctaaaaaaaaaaaataataatactaactaCTTAAAGTGTAATTGATGTaaagatattgaaataataataataacaaattaatgaatttacaaaaaacacaattttattagaaaatcacaatttttatttacatatcttgttatttattaactatttattgttgaattgTTCATGCTAGATTTACAacttgattttgattttattgtcCATTAAATCAAGATGATTGAAattcacaaaaacaaaaaaaattattaatattagctgcacaaataatataatttcaagagtcaatgttaatttattgattctaatgatttatatagtttatacattacCATAAATACTGTTCATACTAGATTTGTAacttgattttgattttatttgtcCATTAAATCAAGATGATTGAAattcacaaaaacaaaaaaatgtattaatataagctggacaaataatatatttcaagagttaatgttaatttattgattctaatgatttataaagttagttttatatagttcatatataaccaaaatgtattgtacatactatatttgtaacttgattttgattttatttgtcCATTAAATCAAGATGATTGAAattcacaaaaacaaaaaaattattaatattagctgcacaaataatataatttcaagagtcaatgttaatttattgattctaatgatttatatagtttatacattacCATAAATACTGTTCATACTAGATTTGTAacttgattttgattttatttgtcCATTAAATCAAGATGATTGAAattcacaaaaacaaaaaaattattaatattagctgcacaaataatataatttcaagagtcaatgttaatttattgattctaatgatttatatagtttatacattacCATAAATACTGTTCATACTAGATTTGTAacttgattttgattttatttgtcCATTAAATCAAGATGATTGAAattcacaaaaacaaaaaaattattaatataagctggacaaataatatatttcaagagttaatgttaatttattgattctaatgatttattaagttagttttatatagtttatactttaccAGAATATTGTCATGGGCTACTTCACTCAATAAATTCTGTTTCTTCATGTATGCAAACAAAGTTTTCAATGATGACAGTTTATTTTGTAGCCTATTAACTTTTTgagttaatgttttaatttgtcttctctgtttaataatttttaattttgccaCTTTAAAATTCTCTTTTGCTCGTTTAGGAGTACTTAAATCTGGAGTAGTTACATCACCAACATAACGATTTCTCCTTCGTTTTGGAGtttctgaaattaaattattcatgatGACGtataaataacactaataaattactatttataataatatacattaatatttattaatataccaataatGCACTCAGATGGTGTAGAATTTGTTAGTGATATTTTTCGCTTAGTATTTAATTCAGGAACTCTTTCAGTTATTTCAAgtactaaaataaagtataaaacggtttcaattaaaataaaatataatcagttaataattattcttacttTGATCAATATTTTGACTTGTGTCATTATGTGAACAAGATGGTTCACTGTCAGTTATTTCAAgtactaaaataaagtataaaacggtttcaattaaaacaaaatataatcagttaataattattcttacttTGATCAATATTTTGACTTGTGTCATTACGTGAACAAGATGGTTCACTGTCAGTTATTCCAAgtactaaaataaagtataaaacggtttcaattaaaataaaatataatcagttaataattattcttacttTGATCAATATTTTGACTTGTGTCATTATGTGAACAAGATGGTTCACTGTCAGTTATTTCAAgtactaaaataaagtataaaacggtttcaattaaaataaaatataatcagttaataattattcttacttTGATCAATATTTTGACTTGGGTCATTGTGTGAACAAGACGGTACATATTCACTGTCATTAGGTTCAATCATTTGCATTCTATTTCaagaaaataaagttattaaaaataaaaacacattaaaagaAAGGTATGTGGATCaagaatgaatttaaaaagaaaaccaTAAAATCTTACTTAGGCTTGTTTACATATAAGTATTGTGAAATCCTATAAAATTTTGTAGGAACTGAGCCAGGTTTTAATAACTTCCTTGCAGTGGCCTTATAACAATGTTCTTCAAAGTGAAGAGAACATATTCTCCTATCTGGAGAATAATCATTTTCACTATAGCCACAAGCTTTTAGCCAAGCATTGCGCAAATATTTATCAGTAGGTAACCTGTAaatgtcattataatttataaaataatacctattaccaGCCAAGTATTCATTCTAAAATTcaacaatagttataaatttataacttacgtGTGCAGTGTTAAGCCAGCAATTTTGGATGGCGTCGATTGACAATAAAAACAGCATACTCTGCCCATGTTGATGAAAAAAGATtaacaatttgatttaaaattttgatgccaaattagttaaattagcaaaatataaagtcaacaaaattcaaaaaatcaaaaatttcaacGTTATCGCTTATCACTTTATCAGTATAACAGTATCATTCGCTTAGATTTCTGGGCATGCGCATTTCTTTCGTGTACCGTGAAATTTTGAAGGTGGTGGGGATGATGTTGGACACAATTCGGTATACGCATAACTACATCCATAGTATATGATCTAAGCCGTGACCGGACCGCTGATTGTAACCGTTTCGCGTCGACCGTCTTCACCATGGATCTCCGAACACCGTCGTTCGCCATCGACCAACTCGTGAGCGGAGCCGCGGAGggaagatatattataatttatattaaaacaaatgttcGTATCATATAACAGCCCGTGCTGGAATACGATAAAACGTTGCTGCACCCGTGTgcagaaaattaatataatataattggtcGAAATATTTTCGCACTATAACAAAACTCACGCCACTAAAAATGTCCgtgtacaacaaaaataacgaACGgcgtaagtaaaaataaaaagccaCCGACGGCAAGAAAGACCCGACGCAACGCATaaaaacctaatattattgGGATAACAAATTAACACGAGAAGCGCTTACTGTCGTTATGGGTGGCGGTTACCCCACCAGTCCGGAGTAGGATAAACATTACTGATAAAGTCTATAACCAGGGACGGAAACCAAAAACATTTTGGAGGTTTTGGTCTTAGGTTTTTAATCCCggttttttaaacaaacgGTTTTGCTCAACggttttaaaaaccaaaataaaattcttcgGATTTGGTGTAGGTTTTTGAAACCGGTTTTTATCTACAAAGGTTTTGGACTTTGGTTAACCGCTCATatactgttttatatatataaattataaagcatTCTTAAtacaacacattttaatttgggTTCATACTTGATTAACAACTTAAGcctattatttactaatcaaTAACGATtactaataatgaaattacagCAAGACATTaaactattgtaatttttaacttgagtctttttaattttattacatttattaaaatttaaaatacaattgtaaaaaaaataacatttattaatttaaacaatacaatataaatgttacaatatttatcaaaattgtataggtattgtcggtattgattataaatttataacaactcAAGAAAATAACATTCAACTTTTCAtaacttatgtttttatagaaccttattttttataatatatcaatatatacatttttttttttactattttattaaattactgaaTTTGATCGTAGTATCATTATTTGTTCCAGTAAATCTGCCCCTAAAATTTGACCTtaaatcattcaaaataaactttaatgaCGAAAACAATCTTTCTACAGACACCTATAACAAGTAACAAATGTATAAAgctaatatagtttatacaaaataatgttatattacctGGGTGGTTGGTACTGCCATAAGTACTTTTGAAAGCTGATGAAGCTCTggcatttcattttttttatttttccaaaaagtaataatatcttCACTATATGGCAGTTTGGTTGAATTCTCAAatgtattaagaattattCTTATGGAAGTAGTTGTGGTTGTTGTGGAAGAACTTGATTCTGGAAATTCTTGTGAATTTGATAGAGAGTCTAAATATAACTGAAATTCATCTTCTGTGTCATCAGCTATTATTTCTTCACATGTATTGTTAACACTTTCGTCATTTGTTTCAACTGTAGATGTTGAGAAACGATTTTTTATGCGGTTTAAGGACTCCcatgttttgattaaattaactacTGCTTTTGATTTAGATTCTTCAGACATCAAATGCTGATAGCGAAGATCAAGATACAAtgctacaaaaaataaaatatgttaattattaaacgctttgtaaaagtaagaatataaagctaattaaatattactataccaGATTCAAACACCGGATTCTGAAAAATACTATCTTTACGATTGTCTATGTTTGATAGGAACTTTTTAGACAATGaggtttttaagtttttcaatttcatttgtGTGTTAAGCCAAATACCAAAGCAGTCACCAGGATTCAAATCATTTTTCTGCATTTGAACTGTAGCTGTTTTTGCTGGCTCCAAATCTttaacctattatttattttaaattaaaatatgttcaaccaaataatataaagtataaacctataaactataaaatacctattaactttattattaaaatataaagtaacaaccaattacaattaaaacacttttatgaaacattaatacaatttttgttgtttgtttattttatttatattttcaatttattaaattgtaaaatgctttAGTTTAGACTTAGAATTTAGGAAAAAATTCTACATGTagatcaacatttattttgattttggaaCCTATTCATATACTTAccaaattttgtattgaatCCCAATCATGATCATTCAACAACTTTTTGGCATTAACACTACAGAATGTTCTAAGttctaaaagtatatttagcATGTTGTATGTACTGTTCCAGCGTGTTTCAATATCTAATATTGCCTGTTTTAACCCTTCTTTTTTTAACCATGCTGCATATGTCTGGGTCCTCAGAGACTTTGCTGCCTACAATgtacaattacaataattatttaatgttcatattttagtattttacatttttacaatgcaGTTATATAAgaccataataatttaaacttatgttttattaaaattctaataagaTTCTATGTatacttttcaaattttcaatttcagaAGTCTTGCTATTTtagcaaatttatattaatataaattattaattataattaatatttgattaggtGCCTACTGCCTATATTGTATCGTCACAGACTCATAGTATACTCTTtatgataatagtattttaacattatagtaacattttatactacttaCTTTTCTAGCTTTTGATAAAATACCACTTATAGATCTTTCTTTTAAAGTATCATATACACTTAGTTGAAATGTATGAACAGCACACCGTACACAAGTTGTCATTGGAAATTGATCAAAAACAGAAGCTGTTATCAAATTTTCCAGCTCCAAACAATCATTAGCCCGAAGTTCACTATTATCttctgaaaataaacaaaatattgtataaatctcaataaacattaataatgtcacataagatattatatttatcaaaatactcaaaatttGACATTTACCTTCATTCAATTCCTGAAGTTCATCATTGTCATTTTCTACTTCTTCTAATGTATCAGGttcaactatattaaataaatctaccATTTTCACCATATTTTTTGCATTGTCACAAGTTATGGTATATATTTGGTCATGTGTTATACTGTATCGTTCCAAAATTTTCAATAgctagaaattaaaaaaacaaaattgtaattaaaacaattaatttaataagtacctaatagatatttttgcaAATGAATGTCATATATTaccatttcttttaaataactgCCAGTGTGCTTGTCCAAAAGCTGAATCAATCCTAAAGttaggattttaatttttccatcaTTAAGAAACTGGCAATTTATTCCTAAAATGCATCTGTCCAGTCTTGTTACAccatcaatttttaaacaaataagtttatttttcaattctttttttatattactgatcatattattgtatttcagatcaatttcattttttatattatgaccattaatagaaaatcctaaaagaaaaataatttaatattaaattgattaataattaatcataataataatatagcaattagtagcattataataactagCTGGTTCAATTGCTTGTAATAGaggattcaaaatttttttaaatccgcTGTCTTCTAAAATAGATAATGGTCGTCCATTTTcagaaattaattcaatacatGCATTaatcaatgtatttttgtCCATTTctatcgtaattttttttttagacactgttattgtattatcaagTGTTCCTTGATGGAGgaccttaattaattttttatattaaaaataaaaattatcatttatcagttaaaacttaaaacaactttcatattttctagtataaactatttttaagtgtttacatttaataattgtatatttcttattaaattatccatCTAAATACtaatgagtatataatatatatagtgtccAAACTCAAAAgcattaaatctaataatctaataattgtcagcttaaaaataaatattaacatattaaataggtacttacctatctatgtttagttataattgggtaaatgattttaatttttaacaagagtaaatttttatagtcatattaatatcatataaagaTAAGTCTTAGcttctgttttttattttgttctgatccctgtttttttaacaataacctttttaaaatcatcagGATGAATTTTTTGTATGTGTCTCTCGAGGTTTGATGCATGCCTCCCAGTAAGGTAACTAGTGCAGCCTTCAATTAAACACTTGGATTTGTTAGAATCatgatcaaatttaaaaaacaactcTTCAACTGGATTACGCTTGcccataataatgtttaaactgtttaaagtttaaaatgtttaaataaaatttaacaatcgTATAACAAAACACTTTACTTAACGCGAATAATAACTGACTATGGACTGTCCACTAACGCAGTTCAAATTCAAATCATGAAAATACGGAATCGTAGGaatcacaattaattataatacatgacattattaaactcaatatttttatcagctGTAACTTGTAAGCAATAAACcgctttaataatagtaacatttaattatttaagttataaataactataattttcacTTGCATCGTAAACATcatgttattgaaataaaatgcaGGTCGATATGTAACCAACAAATGTTATGTATCGGTATATTACTTCAtcggttataacttataggcgtactgttttgatttttatattacgtggttattaattattattattggtatatttgGATTTTGCGTAGCTACTTTTAGtgggtattaattatttttcctcGAATGACGACGACAATGTCGAACAGCGGTTCaatttccaataaaaatattattacattatttgtgTTGTACTGTTGTCACTTGTCACTTATGTTGgctgacaaaaataatatcagtttattttaatcatggcttaatatatttattttaataataaatattcatttaataataatgagtaaGGCCCGTTTCATATGGACGCGTATCATACGCGACGTATCGTACGCACGCGTTTTTAGTTTACATTGATTAAGTTCATACGCGCCACTCCGACGATGGCGCGTTTCCCTCGCGTATGAACTTAATCAATGTAAACTAAAAACGCGCGCGTACGATACGTCGCGTATGATACGCGTCCATGTGAAACGGGCATAAGTGTTTATGTTCACAGAATATGGTACATTCTATATtcacattttagtattttacaaaacgtttcttacatatttatttaaatactcgtATGTTGAcgacacaattattattactagagATACTAactgtcaattattatttattattaaatattaatattactattataaaacaaataatcgttatagtatgataaaatatatttgtactgaaaataatgattttaataattagatttaaaactaatcactattaattaggtattaaatattctggGAAATTCAAAATCCTAATCTAGAGGCTAGTAGGTACCTGTATAACAGAcggttttcataaaatacgaaaaattagACTAAAATCAC
Protein-coding regions in this window:
- the LOC126551236 gene encoding uncharacterized protein LOC126551236 isoform X7; translation: MGRVCCFYCQSTPSKIAGLTLHTLPTDKYLRNAWLKACGYSENDYSPDRRICSLHFEEHCYKATARKLLKPGSVPTKFYRISQYLYVNKPKMQMIEPNDSEYVPSCSHNDPSQNIDQILGITDSEPSCSRNDTSQNIDQILEITERVPELNTKRKISLTNSTPSECIIETPKRRRNRYVGDVTTPDLSTPKRAKENFKVAKLKIIKQRRQIKTLTQKVNRLQNKLSSLKTLFAYMKKQNLLSEVAHDNILVKYKLYKTNLINH
- the LOC126551236 gene encoding uncharacterized protein LOC126551236 isoform X5, yielding MGRVCCFYCQSTPSKIAGLTLHTLPTDKYLRNAWLKACGYSENDYSPDRRICSLHFEEHCYKATARKLLKPGSVPTKFYRISQYLYVNKPKMQMIEPNDSEYVPSCSHNDPSQNIDQILEITDSEPSCSHNDTSQNIDQILEITERVPELNTKRKISLTNSTPSECIIETPKRRRNRYVGDVTTPDLSTPKRAKENFKVAKLKIIKQRRQIKTLTQKVNRLQNKLSSLKTLFAYMKKQNLLSEVAHDNILVKYKLYKTNLINH
- the LOC126551236 gene encoding uncharacterized protein LOC126551236 isoform X4; its protein translation is MGRVCCFYCQSTPSKIAGLTLHTLPTDKYLRNAWLKACGYSENDYSPDRRICSLHFEEHCYKATARKLLKPGSVPTKFYRISQYLYVNKPKMQMIEPNDSEYVPSCSHNDPSQNIDQILEITDSEPSCSHNDTSQNIDQILEITDSEPSCSHNDTSQNIDQILEITERVPELNTKRKISLTNSTPSECIIETPKRRRNRYVGDVTTPDLSTPKRAKENFKVAKLKIIKQRRQIKTLTQKVNRLQNKLSSLKTLFAYMKKQNLLSEVAHDNILVKYKLYKTNLINH
- the LOC126551236 gene encoding uncharacterized protein LOC126551236 isoform X3; the protein is MGRVCCFYCQSTPSKIAGLTLHTLPTDKYLRNAWLKACGYSENDYSPDRRICSLHFEEHCYKATARKLLKPGSVPTKFYRISQYLYVNKPKMQMIEPNDSEYVPSCSHNDPSQNIDQILEITDSEPSCSHNDTSQNIDQILGITDSEPSCSRNDTSQNIDQILEITERVPELNTKRKISLTNSTPSECIIETPKRRRNRYVGDVTTPDLSTPKRAKENFKVAKLKIIKQRRQIKTLTQKVNRLQNKLSSLKTLFAYMKKQNLLSEVAHDNILVKYKLYKTNLINH
- the LOC126551236 gene encoding uncharacterized protein LOC126551236 isoform X2; the encoded protein is MGRVCCFYCQSTPSKIAGLTLHTLPTDKYLRNAWLKACGYSENDYSPDRRICSLHFEEHCYKATARKLLKPGSVPTKFYRISQYLYVNKPKMQMIEPNDSEYVPSCSHNDPSQNIDQILGITDSEPSCSRNDTSQNIDQILEITDSEPSCSHNDTSQNIDQILEITERVPELNTKRKISLTNSTPSECIIETPKRRRNRYVGDVTTPDLSTPKRAKENFKVAKLKIIKQRRQIKTLTQKVNRLQNKLSSLKTLFAYMKKQNLLSEVAHDNILVKYKLYKTNLINH
- the LOC126551236 gene encoding uncharacterized protein LOC126551236 isoform X1; protein product: MGRVCCFYCQSTPSKIAGLTLHTLPTDKYLRNAWLKACGYSENDYSPDRRICSLHFEEHCYKATARKLLKPGSVPTKFYRISQYLYVNKPKMQMIEPNDSEYVPSCSHNDPSQNIDQILEITDSEPSCSHNDTSQNIDQILGITDSEPSCSRNDTSQNIDQILEITDSEPSCSHNDTSQNIDQILEITERVPELNTKRKISLTNSTPSECIIETPKRRRNRYVGDVTTPDLSTPKRAKENFKVAKLKIIKQRRQIKTLTQKVNRLQNKLSSLKTLFAYMKKQNLLSEVAHDNILVKYKLYKTNLINH